From Rana temporaria chromosome 5, aRanTem1.1, whole genome shotgun sequence:
TGATCACACCGTGGTGGCCGACCcaaccgtggtttcccctccTGTTGGGGATGACCGCGGATCGTCCCAGGCTCCTGCCTCACTTTCCTCATCTTCTCACCAATCCGAACGGGGAACTACACCCCCTAATTTTAGAAGACAACCTACCACTCTTGGCGTGGCTGGTTTCGGGATCGCGGACGCTGACAACGTCCTTTCACAGTCGGCTCAggacctcctcgccctggcctgggcccccgggactcgatcggcatatcgatcagcgTGGGGGCTCTGGGTGCGTTGGTGTGATCGACGGCAGGTCGATCCTGTACGAGCCCCTGTATCTTTAGTGGTGAATTATTTGGCAGATTCCTTTGAATCTGGCAAATCGTTCAGCTCCATAAATGTTTACCGGTCAGCTATTTCGGCATACCACTGCCCTGTGGATTCCCTACCGATCGGCAAACACCCGTTAGTCTGTCGACTCATGAGAGGCATAAGATTCCAACGTCCCCCACGGCCTAGATACCAAGCAacctgggatgtttccaaggtGCTGGATATGTTCGCCAGGTGGGAGGATAATTCTGATCTTCCTTTAAGACTCCTTTCCATTAAACTGTCAGTCCTTCTCTGCCTAGTGTCCATTAAAAGGGTATCCGATGATTTGGCCTTGGATATCTCTAGACGACAATTTTCACCGCAAGGAGTCAAGTTTTCTGTAGTGCGCAGGACTAAGACCGGTATTCAATCGGTCTTCTACCCGTTTTTTCCTGCTCATCCACTCCTCTGCGTGGTTCGCTGCCTACAGGCATATGAACTACAGACCGCTAGCTTGCGTTCCCCGGGTTTGTCACAACTCCTGGTGTCTTATGTCAAGCCACACTTTCCAGTATCGTCGGCCACGCTGGCACGCTGGGTACGTATGGCCATGGACATGGCTGGTATTGATGTGTCCCTCTTCGGAGCCCACTCCGCCAGAGGGGCCATGGCCACCAAAGTAGTCACTTCAGGGGGCTCCCTTTCCGATCTTCTCGTGGCGGCAGATTGGTCTTCAGAGACTACCTTCCGTCATTTTTACTTTAGACCGCAAGATCATGTATCCATGGCAGTTTTACCCTAATATTGTATGTGCAATGTATTCTGTCAGGATATGCATATTATGTCTGCAGGATTAAATGTTAagctttaaacttgcataagatatgagcctcctgtctgatatataaatctagattttcctagcttgtgacggaaaatataagttatatgaagacaggaggcgagtatcttccctcccgtccCACCCTATTATGTATATCTCTGATTTCTTCACAGGTTACTGAATATCGTACCTGGGTAATACTCCGGATTGGGATACTTGGAAGTTCTACTGTCTTCTTACCCCTGTTGGGACGGAACGCCTATTGAACCCTCGTTGGGTTAAAATTTCTCCGAGAACCCCGTTGGGAATCGACGAACGACTCTGATCCAAGTTATGGATTCCTCGGACCCCGGCCGGACGGATACAGTTCAAGACGACGACATCCGACAGGCAAGATCTTCgcagcaagaaagaggaggatcttaGTCGGGCAGTCTGTTATATAGAGGTCACCGACCTGGGCGTGGCTACGGATTACAAGGACTGCTGGGAGTCGTAGTCTTACTGACTGAaaaatttttacattaaaagtttatagaaaagttttaaaatgtctgctatgggcattaaataaaagaaagttaatgcataagatactcgcctcctgtcttcatataacttatattttccgtcacaagctaggaaaatctagatttacgcagacgcaattgctacctgaatctaccccaatgtataCAATATTTTAAAGACCGGAAGAATGAAGTCTCTTCAAATTGCATGTAGTTCAGCATTTAATAAATTGAAAATACTGGGAAAGCTGCACAGAGCATAGAAATATATCTTTTGAAtgatacataggcccggattcacaaagcacttacgccgacgtatctccagatacgccgcgtaagtgtaagtatgcgccgtcgtatctatgcgccgtgcccataaactgagatacgcctgaaaataggcttcatccgaccgacgcaactttcctacgccgacgcatatttacactgagcgcatttgccgctcccatagattttctatgcacatatgcaaatgagggagatacgccgattcacgaacgtagttgcgcataatatacgcggtttgcgcaagtcgtacgtccggcgtaaagttattccccatataggagccGCAActgatgcaaaggtatggaccagggaacacaagccgtcgtatcttttgtcatttacgtagtacgtgaatagggttgGGCGTAGGCCGTGAtccgtcgtttcttagggagtagttccgacgtgattctgcgcatgcgcactgggatgcatccaagggacggcgcatgcgccgtacgttatttgtatctttatgacgctcaatccatcatttgcatggggtcacgcctcattagcatggctcacgcccacttccacctacgctggcttacgccgaggaaacccagcgtatctttaagagcgagtgctttgtgaatccagtgcttgcatctgtgcgctgcgtcggcgtagcgtatattagatacgctacgcccgcataaatatgcgccgatgtatgtgaatccgggccatagttttctTTTCAGTATATAGGTTATCTTGATAACATTCCCAATCTAAGAGGAAACGTGTTGGATCGGGGCTAGCAACACAAGTCCATCTatgccggtgtcttgtcgataAATGCCCCCTGTCAAATAATGCCTGCTCGGTACTGTGCCAAATGCCTCCGAACATCCGAATTGATGATCAGCTGTATACGGTGCCTATGCACTATAGCTGACATAGTGCCACACGCTCCTGATGCTTGCACAAGTCTGCAAGGGTGGACTTGTACATGATCGGCATGAGTGTGGGGCGGATGGCAACAGAAGGGGGCGTATGTTCCAATGATGGGCACGTAATTTGTCACGACACTCAAACACATCTtctaaacaaatatatctctgTTATTCTTCCTACACTCGTTCCCCTTAACTCgtgtaggaagaatagcagagatatatttgCTTAGGAGATGTGTTTGAGTTTCATGACAAATTCCACCCCCATCTTAACAGCAGTGCCCATCATTAGAACATACGCCCCCTTTAGTTGTCATCCGTCCCTCACTCGCGCCAATCATGTACAAGTCCGCCccttgcacgagcatcgggagcttTTTACAATGTTCGGCGGCTTTCGGCCAATCCGTGCTGCACGAATGCGCAGTACAGGGCGTGCATTATTCGACTGGGGGCCTTTCTCGTCATAACACTAGTCATTCTGTAGACTGCCAAGCACGATTACAACACACATTGCCTGATTTTAGCATCTTGGATGCAACTAATTTGTATTCAATAAATCAGTTTTATAAACCTTAATGATCAATAAGCCTCTTCTATTACTTTACATATTGCCTGATGCAACATGCGGGAGTAAGGAGATTTACAGGCCTGACTGTCTCAAAGCCAGCTGACCATTCAACTTTCAAGGAGTATTTACACATATGCATATGATCTCTTGGTGGGATCATTCCTTCTGGCAAGCAGCTCATCTTATTCATTCAGCACGGTGGTTATACCCTCTTCATGTGGAATTAAAATGATCCTCATCAGGATCATTCAGTTGGAACTGCATGTGGGAAGCTGGATTCACATATATACTTTATTTTATACATCCATTTTATGTGAACTGTGGCACATTGTTTCTATTTTCTTCTTAGAGAATTTTCTCTGTTGGATACATTTGTTTCCAATACCTAGACTTTTGTGTAGCAAAGTCCTTTttgattaaggctgggttcactcatgcaaattggatggggATATTTGGAAGAGCTGGCTATAATTTAAACAGTCCTTGATCCATTTGGGATATATGGGGAGTGGGGGTAGTATTTAGGGGCTTGCCCCCTGCTTCACGGTGTAGtgcgttaccaattgttttcttggcgaCTATGGtctcagctgccttgagatcatggaCAGgattctcccatgtagttctgggccgattccttaccgttctcatgatcattaaaACTCCACGAGGCAAGAtcctgcatggagccccagactgaggaagattgacagttattttgctttttcttccatttgcaaataatcaaAAACAccattgtcaccctctcaccaagctgcttggtgatggtctcatagcccattccagccttgtgtaggcctacaatcttgtccctgacatcctttgacagctctttggtgttggccatggtggagcgattggaatctgattgattgcttctgtggacactTTAAGAGTGCTCCTAAACTCAGCTCGttgcctgtatagaagacacctgggagccagaaatcttgcggCTTGATAGAGGATTAAAATGCAAAATATATAACCATTTGAAATGcgcttttctggatatttttgttgttattctgcctctgactgttaaaataaacccatcataaaaattatagactgatcatttctttgtcagtggcaaacgtacaaaatcagcaggggatcaaatacctttcCCCCCATCATTGGAtaacatggaacacagtgaagacattcatcaagtggagaaaatatgacaACAGTGAAACTGCCAAGAACTggatgtccctccaaaattgatgaagagacgagaagaaaactggtcagggaggttgCAAAGAGGCCTATAGCAACATTAAAAGaggctgcaggaatatctggaaagtactggctgtgtggtacatgtgacaacaatctcccatattcttcatatgCCTGGGCTATAGGGTAGGcttaagaaaaacatccaagcccagctaaattttgcaaaaacacatctgaagtctcctaaAAGTATgttggaaaatgtgttatggtctgatgaaaccaaggttgaactttttggccataattccaaaagatgtttggtgcaaaaacaacactgcacatcacaaaaaagaacaccatacccacagtgaagcatggtggtggaagcatcatgctttggggccgtttttcttcagctggaacaggggcattaatcaaggtagagggaattatgaacagttccaaataccagtcaatattggcacaaaaccttcaggcttctgctagaaagctgaacatgaagaggaacttcatattTCAGCATTAAaacaacccaaagcatacatccaaattcaACAAAGGAacggcttcaccagaagaagattcaagttttggaatggcccagccagagcccagacctgtgGGGaggatctgaagagggctgtgcacaggagatgccatcGCAATGTGACAGATTTGGAATGTTTTTGCaatgaagagtgggcaaatattggcaagtcaagatgtgcaatactaatagactcatacccaaagacagtgctgtaataaaatcaaaaggtgcttcaacaaagtattcgtTTAAGGGCGTGCACacctatgcaaccatattattttatagtttttctattcttacttccctccacctaaaatattTTAGTTTATTGTTCAACTGAGTTATACAATTTATgagtcatattaaaaaaaaaaaaaaaaaaagttctgaaatgttttagctttgtctcatttttgtttggtttttacatcacagaaacctgacatttcaaCAGGGGTATGTAGGCTTTTTATACCCACTGTACgcatacacacacactttattaccaaaagtattgggacacctgcctttacacgcacatgaattttaatggtatCCCCGTGTTGTCCGTAGGAGGTCAATATTGAGATGGCCCGCCCTttgcggctataacagcttcaactcttctgggaaggctgtccacaaggtttaggagtttgtctatgggaatgtttgatcgttcttccagaagggcatttgtcaggcactgatgtggacgagaatgcctggcttgcagtctccgctcgaattgatcccaaaggtgttctgtctggttgaggtcaggactctgtgcaggacaggcaagttcctccaccccagactcgctaatccatgtctttatgaaccttgctttgtgcactgggggGTATTtcggtgtgggtttttttttttttgcagtgctggAACCTGATCAAGGGCAGGACTCACCAGGGCTAGTATTGAGAGGGCGGCAGAGGAAGTAAGTTGTGCAGAAAACTTCCTCTACTGGCTAATGTTATACACAACATCTCTatcaataaatttatatatatatatatatatatatatatatatatatatatatatatatatatatatatatatatatatatatatatatattatcacaaaaagaccccaaaaacataaaacattGAAAGTGTTGTTCTTTAAAACCAGCAAGTAGACAGTTCATGAAAACTTGTACTCTGAGAAATAATGGTGTTGCACTTGCTAACACGCTTCTAAAAATACTAGATGCCTGGCATTAGTACTTTTAAGACAAAAACCTGAAACACATGGATCAGAAAACTGATGATAACATCAGCATTCATCACCTGCTTACCCGtttgtgacgttactggatcagcatgacagccagcaaATTGGTGTCCTCAAACGGTTACTTTTTCCGTCACAGAATGGCTTTACACCTCTATGTTGTTATAAAGTGCCGGTACTGCAACTCACATGCGTTTGATGGCAGCCCAATGCACCACCATAGCACCCTGTAATGCGTTAACCCACTACCATGTGTTTTGGCGAgttgtgttggaaaaaaaaaggtacaggTACATTTTCCGGTCTgctctaaatgaaaaaaaaatgaatgggccGGCATAACTCAGCAGAAAATACTCGATACAACACATGTTATGTGACGCACACCAGAGCGGACAGGTGTGAAGGAACCCTTATACTATAAAATGTATCTCATCTATGctaacagaataaaaaataaataaaaataaaataaaaaaagccaatACTCCAATAATCGATTTCCTTAAATTTTGATGTAATGGTTAGTTGACATTTAGCCACTCACCGTAGAACCTTCTTGGCTCCCAGGCACTGGATATCACAGGACACTGTGTACATTTCATTAAACGTTGCCTGTACATTCAAACAGCCTAGAAAATCCCTAGGATGTAACTTGTATAAGTCTACGGTTAGGTTTGCGATTCCTTTTTTGTACGGTTTTTGTGCTGAACGCGTAGCTTTTCTTTCCTAAGGATTTAAAACAGTATTATTCAAAGTTCGGTTAAAATTACTCCATAAGGAACACAACAAGTCATTAATTCTGTGTTTTGCCCATTACATCTGTACAATATGCGATTTTATAGAAAAGCAAAAGATCATGAAAAAGAACATGATGGAATGCATGAAAATTTTGCTTTCTAATAGTCTGCGCTAAATTATGGATGCAACAGTCTGTTAAATTATTTACTAGCTTTTAGAAGTCTCTCTCTGCCACCTAGTGGCAATATTTAAAAaagctggaagaaaaaaaaaaattacccctcTTAAAAATGTACCTAAATGtacaaaatgcttttttttttttttgcagcttagaaAGCCCTTAGATGcgttggctgcattcgttttcatttttCAGGTCAAGCATATTTTCAGAAAGTAAAGAAAATCCCTACTGATCTTGCCATAAATGTAGTGTTCCTCATCACAAAGAATCATAGCTTGTGCAAACCGCTAGTTCTGTTAATTCACCATGTAACAGATGAGCAAATGCATCTACCTAATCTAGAACCTGAAAagctataatatattatatttcggTTTATATACGCTAAATACTTAAGGCAGTTCAACAAGTAAAGATGCACATAGGACATGAAGAATGGCGAAGCAATTAAAACCTAGGAGCTTAGCaacgcaaaaagaaaaacaaatgcagtAAACCAAAATTCCCTGTGGCGAGATtagttcattgattggtttgccaagtaataataataataataataaataaataaataaataaaataatataataataaacccCCATTTTCTTTaaaccaccattttttttttttgcgccaggCCCATATCGATCATTATTTTCAGCAAGCACAGCTAAAAAGCAGaaacataaaaagaaagaaaaagtattcacatgccttaaaaaaaaaaaaaaaaaaaacacacgacaggaaaaaaacaaacacaaaacataCCTTATGTCAGAGAACCTGTTATAGTTTAGTAAATTACATCTCGTCTGATTGCTTGTTGCACGGCTTTGGTGAATAAGATGCTGGTGACCAGATACCAAGGGAAATGTATGGACACACAATATACTATCACCTAATGTTAAAATCAGAGGGCACACCTCTGACTACCTGACTCCTAAAGACTGAAAACACACCTGTGTCCACTTCTGACATCCTTCAAGGAGTAGAAAGTTTGTGTTGTCCTCCAGAGACTGGAAGAACTCCTCCGTGTCAACAACAGTACCATCTTCCTCCAATACAAGTGTCACCACGCCAGCAGTTATGAATAATGTATTAATGGCCTGTATCAAggaggaaacaaaataaaaatattgcaatttGTGGGATTACctacaaaaaaacaggaaaagagacactatgaaaaaaaaaaaaagacttgatggaatatatatctatatattacatacatacatacatacatacatacatacatacatacatacatacacacaactcaaaatgttcctcagtagtttgtatgatccccaagtgcttgtatgcatgcctgacaacatcagggcatgctcccaatgagacgacggatggggacctggggtatttcctcccagatctggaccagagcatcactgagctcctgaaaagACTGAGGTGCAATCTGATGGCAAcgaatggaccgaaacataatgtcccataTGCAAGTCTGGGTTGTTTTGTTGTGCACCAAGATTTATGTGTTGgattggacaattttgaaaacatgaCCCACATTTTTGAAGTACATGAGCATGTCATCACATTGGCAGCCTTCCCCAAATTTCCTAGGATCTGTTCTTAGGTCCGCTCTGTgtgctgcccctccagtgctcactggagcgcagGGATGTGGAGGGGGTTGGAGTGGCTGGCTCAGCAATACACGAGAGGATGGGCCAACAGTCGATCAGGCATCTGGGTGCATCCAGACAGTATTGTcaggatccctgcagagcctTGACTGGCcctgtgacatcagccaacaacCGTCTTTAAACCGCTACCAgctgattacaaaaaaaaaaaaagtgatgcaaAAGAGCCTGGCCATGCGTCTCCTTTAGTAATTCTTAATGGTCCACATAACTAATAAGGTGGCAGGAAATGGGTCTTTTGCCTACACACTCTTTGCTAAAAGGTTTCCTAAGGCccatttcacattgaggagtttttcaggcggtacagtgctaaaaatagcgctgctatcccgcctgaaaaactccttcactgcagactcaatgtgaaagcccgagggctttcacactga
This genomic window contains:
- the CIDEA gene encoding cell death activator CIDE-A, giving the protein MQSALEYANALSPRALIRTVTTASASITRKVLFPPILPPQRPFRVSNSDRSRRKGIVASTLKELIEKAINTLFITAGVVTLVLEEDGTVVDTEEFFQSLEDNTNFLLLEGCQKWTQERKATRSAQKPYKKGIANLTVDLYKLHPRDFLGCLNVQATFNEMYTVSCDIQCLGAKKVLRSLVRLLSHLAQVAGHLLLYGGSFMMQWTEETQERRTRRTQSS